One genomic region from Candidatus Methylomirabilota bacterium encodes:
- a CDS encoding CoA-transferase, whose amino-acid sequence MPQDKVVPMREAVARFVPDGASVCMGTALEALIPFAAGHELIRQRRRDLTLIGPISDILFDQLIAAGCVARIQAAWVGNVSAGLGHNYRRAVEHGVPHPVAVEDHSNLSIALALQAGAMGAPYIPTRSLLGTGLLDSNPSFKEARDPFSGDPVVLIPALRPDVAILHVQRSDAEGHAHCWGTLGVTRQAAMAARRVIIVAEEIWPRERILSDPGLVLAPALKVAAVVHEPFGAYPSPVQGYYGRGHDFYHRYHEETRTVEGTRAWLDHWIFDAGDWKGFLSTLGPEAREAVRVKTPRLSEPLDFGA is encoded by the coding sequence GTGCCCCAAGACAAGGTCGTCCCAATGCGCGAGGCGGTGGCGCGCTTCGTGCCCGACGGCGCCTCGGTCTGCATGGGCACGGCGCTGGAGGCGCTCATCCCCTTCGCCGCCGGCCATGAGCTGATCCGCCAGCGCCGGCGGGATCTGACACTGATCGGCCCGATCTCGGACATCCTCTTCGACCAGCTGATCGCCGCGGGCTGCGTCGCCCGCATCCAGGCCGCCTGGGTGGGCAACGTCTCGGCCGGGCTCGGCCACAACTACCGCCGCGCGGTGGAGCACGGCGTCCCCCACCCCGTCGCCGTCGAGGACCACTCCAATCTCAGTATCGCCCTGGCGCTCCAGGCAGGCGCGATGGGCGCGCCCTACATCCCGACCCGCTCACTTCTGGGCACGGGGCTCCTCGACTCCAACCCGTCCTTTAAAGAAGCCCGCGACCCGTTCTCAGGCGATCCCGTGGTCCTGATCCCGGCGCTCAGGCCGGACGTGGCCATCCTCCACGTCCAGCGCTCGGACGCGGAGGGCCACGCGCACTGCTGGGGCACTCTCGGCGTTACGCGGCAGGCGGCGATGGCCGCCCGAAGGGTCATCATCGTGGCCGAGGAGATCTGGCCGCGCGAGCGCATCCTCTCCGACCCCGGCCTCGTGCTGGCGCCCGCTCTCAAGGTCGCGGCCGTGGTCCACGAGCCCTTTGGCGCCTATCCCTCGCCGGTCCAGGGCTACTACGGGCGCGGGCACGACTTCTACCACCGCTACCACGAGGAAACGCGGACGGTGGAAGGCACGCGGGCCTGGCTCGACCATTGGATCTTCGATGCCGGCGATTGGAAGGGCTTTCTCTCAACGCTGGGTCCCGAGGCCCGCGAAGCCGTGCGGGTCAAAACGCCGCGCCTCTCTGAACCTCTCGACTTCGGAGCCTGA
- a CDS encoding mandelate racemase/muconate lactonizing enzyme family protein → MKITSIEAICLAIPMKPLDPPSPWTAATRKQIVVRVRTDAGLTGVGEAFAYGAPLAVCNVIEESLAPLLIGQDPLRIEYLADLMHRGTMIYGRRGLAMFAISGVDIALWDLLGKALNAPVHALLGGATRPTLPVYASLMRYDSPKDVAGACKGFVAQGFTMLKLHQTDVASVRAAREAVGPNVELMLDVNCPWTPAEAIGMARALAPYRLFWFEEPVWPPEDYTGLAEVARATDTPIALGENESTLYGFREIIERRAGDILQPSITKVGGITEFKKIAALAQAANLPIAPHSFYFGPGLAATLHVAATLGSAMPVEFPTGEHETSFLARPIQAHDGHVEVPMGPGLGVEINEEAIRRHPYAASGAKPFVLHGTSS, encoded by the coding sequence ATGAAGATCACATCTATCGAGGCGATCTGTCTCGCCATCCCGATGAAACCGCTCGACCCGCCGTCGCCCTGGACCGCGGCCACGCGCAAGCAGATCGTCGTGCGCGTCAGGACCGACGCGGGACTCACGGGCGTGGGCGAGGCCTTCGCCTACGGCGCGCCGCTCGCGGTCTGCAACGTGATCGAGGAGAGCCTGGCGCCGCTGCTGATCGGCCAGGACCCGCTCAGGATCGAGTATCTGGCGGACCTCATGCACCGCGGCACCATGATCTACGGCCGGCGGGGGCTGGCGATGTTCGCCATCAGCGGCGTGGACATCGCGCTGTGGGATCTTCTCGGCAAGGCGCTGAACGCCCCCGTCCATGCACTCCTGGGAGGCGCGACACGTCCCACGCTACCCGTGTACGCGAGCCTCATGCGCTACGACTCGCCCAAGGACGTGGCGGGCGCCTGCAAGGGCTTCGTCGCCCAGGGCTTCACGATGCTGAAGCTCCACCAGACCGACGTGGCCTCGGTCCGCGCGGCGCGTGAGGCCGTGGGGCCGAACGTGGAGCTGATGCTCGACGTGAATTGCCCCTGGACTCCCGCCGAGGCCATCGGTATGGCGCGGGCGCTCGCGCCCTACCGGCTCTTCTGGTTCGAGGAGCCGGTGTGGCCTCCCGAGGACTACACGGGGCTCGCTGAGGTAGCGCGGGCCACCGACACGCCCATCGCGCTGGGCGAGAACGAGTCCACGCTCTACGGCTTCCGCGAGATCATCGAGCGCCGCGCGGGCGACATCCTCCAGCCCAGCATCACCAAGGTCGGCGGCATCACGGAGTTCAAGAAGATCGCAGCGCTCGCCCAGGCGGCCAACCTGCCCATCGCGCCGCACTCCTTCTATTTCGGCCCGGGGCTGGCGGCCACGCTCCATGTGGCGGCGACCTTGGGTAGCGCGATGCCCGTGGAGTTCCCGACGGGCGAGCACGAGACGTCTTTTCTCGCGCGCCCTATCCAGGCGCACGACGGCCACGTCGAAGTACCTATGGGTCCCGGGCTCGGCGTCGAGATCAACGAAGAGGCCATTCGCCGCCATCCCTACGCCGCCTCGGGCGCCAAGCCTTTCGTGCTCCATGGCACTTCGAGCTGA